The following proteins come from a genomic window of Ochotona princeps isolate mOchPri1 chromosome 14, mOchPri1.hap1, whole genome shotgun sequence:
- the DIRAS2 gene encoding GTP-binding protein Di-Ras2 produces MPEQSNDYRVAVFGAGGVGKSSLVLRFVKGTFRESYIPTVEDTYRQVISCDKSICTLQITDTTGSHQFPAMQRLSISKGHAFILVYSITSRQSLEELKPIYEQICEIKGDVESIPIMLVGNKCDESPNREVQSSEAEALARTWKCAFMETSAKLNHNVKELFQELLNLEKRRTVSLQIDGKKSKQQKRKEKLKGKCVVM; encoded by the coding sequence ATGCCTGAGCAAAGCAACGATTACCGTGTGGCGGTGTTTGGGGCAGGTGGTGTCGGCAAGAGCTCACTGGTCCTGAGGTTTGTGAAAGGAACGTTCCGGGAGAGCTACATCCCCACTGTGGAAGACACCTACCGACAGGTGATCAGCTGCGACAAAAGCATCTGCACGCTGCAGATCACCGACACCACTGGGAGCCACCAGTTCCCTGCCATGCAGCGCCTGTCCATCTCCAAAGGGCACGCCTTCATCCTGGTCTACTCCATCACCAGCCGGCAGTCCCTGGAGGAGCTGAAGCCCATCTACGAACAGATTTGCGAGATCAAAGGGGACGTGGAGAGCATCCCCATCATGCTGGTGGGCAACAAGTGCGATGAGAGCCCCAACCGCGAGGTGCAGAGCAGCGAGGCGGAAGCCCTGGCCCGCACGTGGAAGTGCGCCTTCATGGAGACCTCGGCTAAGCTCAACCACAACGTGAAGGAGCTCTTCCAGGAGCTGCTCAACCTGGAGAAGCGCAGGACCGTGAGCCTTCAGATCGACGGCAAAAAGAGCAAGCAGCAGAAACGGAAAGAGAAGCTCAAGGGCAAGTGTGTGGTCATGTGA